The following proteins are co-located in the Solanum pennellii chromosome 1, SPENNV200 genome:
- the LOC107013011 gene encoding pentatricopeptide repeat-containing protein At1g08070, chloroplastic-like yields MALIFGCTVNSQDPSVFPKLHTSKSIKQFNYLTTKTSSLQHTQQPLYAKIIFLCSSSIPSKDMSYIHSLFTQIHEPDIDVYNSIMRCVLSTKCKENALLGFVMYVEMMCKGLDLDKYTYPLVIKACVELRELRYGRLVHAHVIKNGFALDLYVVNNLMRLYGVCGCVGSVRKVFDRSPVRDLVSWTILIQGYVDNGYWKEGVDLFFEMVDDGLRADERMMVVVISACAKLGDSRLGKKLHKYVQSHKLNFDVFLGNALVDMYLKCGERDVALDVFREMPMRNVISWNTVISGLAQRREFKQALSVFIEMQDQGVKPDENTLVGVLNCCSSLGALEVGKWVHRYIDRNRIQVAGFVGNALVDMYAKCGSMDDALRAFGSMTTKDVYSYTSVIVGLATHGKARMALKFFYEMLDIGIKPNEVTFVGVLTACSHGGLVEEGHKFFTDMWRVHKLKPRIEHYGCMVDLLDRAGLIDEAMEFVKHMPIEPDASIWGSILAACRIQGKVELAEHVTEILVNMESEKDGTYILMSNTYASVSKWKDALEVRKAMKRQKIKKVPGCSSIELDGVVSEFRRCDKAHPRSKDIYAMVEQLTFHLIGTEADGSESCII; encoded by the coding sequence ATGGCCTTAATTTTTGGTTGCACTGTAAATTCTCAAGACCCTTCTGTATTTCCTAAACTCCATACCAGCAAATCAATCAAACAATTCAATTATTTGACCACCAAAACTAGCTCCCTACAGCACACCCAACAACCCCTTTACgccaaaatcatatttttatgttcttcttcAATACCCTCTAAGGATATGAGCTATATCCACTCTCTTTTCACTCAAATACATGAACCAGATATCGATGTTTATAATTCTATAATGAGATGTGTTTTAAGCACTAAATGTAAGGAAAATGCTTTACTTGGTtttgtaatgtatgttgagatGATGTGTAAAGGTTTAGATTTGGATAAATACACGTACCCTCTTGTGATAAAGGCGTGTGTAGAGTTACGTGAGCTGAGATATGGCAGATTGGTTCATGCCCATGTGATAAAAAATGGGTTTGCGTTGGATTTGTATGTAGTGAACAATTTGATGCGCTTGTATGGTGTTTGTGGGTGTGTTGGGAGTGTAAGGAAGGTGTTTGATAGAAGTCCTGTGAGAGACTTGGTATCTTGGACTATTTTGATTCAGGGATATGTGGACAATGGTTATTGGAAGGAAGGAGTGGATTTGTTCTTTGAGATGGTAGATGACGGGTTAAGGGCTGACGAGAGGATGATGGTTGTTGTGATATCTGCGTGTGCGAAATTAGGGGATTCGAGATTGGGAAAGAAGTTGCACAAATATGTGCAGAGTCATAAGTTGAATTTTGATGTGTTTCTTGGGAATGCATTGGTCGATATGTACTTAAAATGTGGTGAACGGGATGTTGCTCTTGATGTTTTCAGAGAGATGCCGATGAGAAATGTGATCTCTTGGAATACAGTAATATCTGGATTGGCTCAAAGAAGGGAGTTTAAACAGGCGTTGAGTGTGTTTATTGAAATGCAGGATCAAGGAGTAAAGCCTGATGAGAATACTTTAGTTGGTGTTCTGAACTGTTGTAGCAGTTTAGGGGCGCTAGAAGTTGGGAAATGGGTGCACAGATATATAGATAGAAATCGGATTCAAGTAGCGGGGTTTGTGGGCAATGCTCTTGTAGATATGTATGCAAAGTGTGGAAGCATGGACGATGCCCTTAGAGCTTTTGGAAGTATGACTACTAAAGATGTTTATTCATACACATCCGTTATAGTTGGTTTGGCCACACATGGAAAGGCACGGATGGCACTTAAGTTTTTCTATGAAATGCTTGATATTGGcataaaaccaaatgaagtcACGTTTGTAGGTGTTCTCACAGCTTGCAGTCATGGAGGACTGGTGGAAGAGGGTCACAAGTTCTTTACAGATATGTGGAGAGTGCACAAATTAAAACCTCGAATAGAGCATTATGGCTGTATGGTTGATCTGTTGGATCGTGCAGGGTTGATAGATGAAGCAATGGAGTTTGTGAAACACATGCCAATTGAACCTGATGCTTCTATTTGGGGATCGATATTAGCAGCATGTAGGATACAAGGAAAAGTTGAACTGGCTGAGCATGTGACTGAAATACTTGTCAATATGGAGTCCGAAAAAGATGGTACATACATACTGATGTCAAACACATATGCTTCAGTCAGTAAATGGAAAGATGCTTTAGAAGTAAGAAAGGCAATGAAGAGacagaaaataaagaaagtcCCTGGATGTAGCTCCATTGAACTTGATGGTGTTGTTTCTGAATTTAGGAGATGCGACAAAGCCCATCCACGAAGTAAAGACATATATGCGATGGTTGAGCAATTGACATTTCATCTAATTGGCACAGAAGCAGATGGAAGTGAGTCCTGCATAATTTGA
- the LOC107030603 gene encoding transcription factor bHLH91-like: MYASQSLSFHPTSVQQDEKSFVQNHIAASGLVELQQQQQQFHSSENNLNMQLEFGHDSNNTRFHPNWEEISFNPYNNQQLSYPISNPSLGLLGGFHQRTELASTSTNLFYEPPQLNMPLNLCTPQSSLFKELFHLSPHGSSYGLGSSGTGSLFSHGHDQEEVTGNLYHDGSFHELTGDMMINSAAIKKRELGKDIKHHASEKQRRVHFSDKFQALRTLIPNPSKNDRATIIADAIGYINELKMRVNELKVQVDIKKERIKRQRSIVEEYGAVIMEDNQDDQQVMMNKSTNWHHQIKSSKNSNTEVDVRIMEDEVIVKFVQHKQMLKGVNCLLVVSKALDELQLDLQHVAGGLIGDHYSYLLNSKICEGCTVYASVVANKVIEVLDKEHADIN, from the exons ATGTATGCATCACAAAGCTTGTCTTTTCATCCAACTTCTGTTCAGCAAGATGAAAAAAGTTTTGTTCAAAATCATATTGCAGCATCTGGATTAGTGGAGctgcagcagcagcagcaacagtTTCATTCTAGTGAAAACAACTTGAATATGCAATTAGAATTTGGGCATGACTCCAACAACACAAGGTTTCATCCAAATTGGGAAGAAATTAGTTTTAATCCTTACAACAATCAACAACTTAGTTACCCCATTTCTAATCCATCATTAGGCCTTTTGGGGGGTTTTCATCAAAGAACAGAATTAGCTTCAACTTCAACTAATCTTTTTTATGAACCCCCACAATTGAATATGCCTCTAAATCTTTGTACCCCACAATCTAGTTTATTCAAAGAGTTGTTTCATCTTTCTCCACATGGGTCCTCCTATGGGTTAGGAAGCTCCGGGACGGGTTCTTTGTTTAGCCATGGTCATGATCAGGAAGAGGTAACAGGTAATTTGTACCATGATGGGAGTTTTCATGAGTTAACTggagatatgatgattaattcTGCAGCTATTAAGAAGAGGGAATTAGGTAAAGATATCAAACATCATGCTTCTGAGAAACAAAGGAGAGTTCATTTTAGTGACAAGTTTCAAGCATTGAGGACTTTAATCCCAAATCCCTCAAAG AATGATAGAGCAACAATTATCGCGGATGCTATTGGCTACATCAATGAGCTTAAAATGAGAGTAAATGAGTTAAAAGTTCAAGTAGATATAAAGAAAGAGAGAATCAAAAGGCAAAGATCAATAGTAGAAGAATATGGTGCAGTGATCATGGAAGATAATCAGGATGATCAACAAGTGATGATGAACAAATCTACTAATTGGCATCATCAAATAAAATCTTCCAAGAATAGTAATACTGAAGTTGATGTGAGAATTATGGAAGATGAAGTGATTGTTAAATTTGTCCAACATAAGCAAATGCTCAAGGGAGTGAATTGCCTTCTAGTAGTATCAAAAGCACTTGATGAGCTTCAGTTGGATCTCCAACATGTTGCTGGTGGATTGATTGGAGATCACTATAGCTACCTCTTAAACTCCAAG ATTTGTGAAGGTTGTACAGTGTATGCAAGTGTAGTAGCTAACAAGGTTATTGAGGTTTTGGACAAGGAACATGCAGACATTAATTAA
- the LOC107030755 gene encoding transcription factor bHLH91-like, whose protein sequence is MYVEESVCYDPATHHVQHEGLTEDVFVIQEHTYHNNNDSSQQDVAAAAAAAALEMEFQHQLNHEMEQCYNNNNTHNNNNNIVNEGLSCDQSNWGEMNFPPYQNQQHNDNGNSNNNFHQQDFSNPISEPPYLTTPDLLNMFPLPRCTQSSLLPQKSPNLLTSLGLIGDIDGGGASTSRAIYDPSSLVLPLNLPPQPPLLRELFHSFPHGYGLRNLRSNNNTSFFNGLEETDQGLYQENGETRPFDNGIFEFSGGMNDIAKNREGIKETKHFATERQRRVHLNDKYKALRSMVPNPSKNDRASIVKDAIDYINELKRGVNELKLMVEKKRCNKDRIKRQKTGGGSISMDGSDAKQIMDEVEQSYNGNSLRSSWLQRRSKNTEVDVRIVDDEVTVKLVQQKRINCLFFASKVLDDLQLDLHHVAGGLIGDYYSFLFNSKISEGSTVYASAIAKKLIEVVDIQYAAIAPTNSY, encoded by the exons atgtatgTTGAAGAAAGTGTTTGTTATGATCCTGCTACTCATCATGTGCAGCATGAAGGACTAACAGAAGATGTTTTTGTCATACAAGAGCATACATATCATAACAACAATGATTCCTCCCAACAAGATGTAGCTGCTGCAGCTGCAGCGGCCGCGTTGGAGATGGAATTTCAACATCAATTGAATCATGAAATGGAACaatgttataataataataatactcataacaacaacaataatattgttaatgaagGGTTATCTTGTGATCAATCGAATTGGGGAGAAATgaattttcctccataccaaaatCAACAACACAATGATAATggtaacagcaacaacaacttTCATCAACAAGATTTCTCGAATCCGATATCTGAACCTCCATATTTGACAACCCCTGATCTTCTCAACATGTTTCCACTACCAAGATGCACACAATCATCTTTGCTTCCTCAAAAATCCCCAAATTTGTTAACTTCATTAGGCCTTATTGGTGACATTGATGGCGGCGGTGCGTCAACTTCAAGAGCAATATATGATCCTTCTTCTTTAGTACTCCCATTGAATCTACCCCCACAACCCCCTTTACTAAGAGAATTGTTCCACTCTTTTCCACATGGCTATGGTTTGAGAAACTTGAGAAGCAACAACAATACCTCTTTCTTTAATGGATTGGAGGAAACAGATCAAGGTTTATACCAAGAAAATGGAGAAACAAGGCCTTTTGACAATGGGATTTTTGAGTTTTCTGGTGGTATGAATGATATAGCCAAAAATAGAGAGGGTATAAAAGAGACTAAACATTTTGCTACTGAGAGGCAGAGGAGGGTGCATTTAAATGACAAGTATAAAGCTTTGAGGAGTATGGTTCCAAATCCAAGCAAG AATGATAGAGCATCAATAGTGAAGGATGCAATTGATTACATCAATGAGTTGAAAAGGGGAGTGAATGAGTTAAAACTTATGGTTGAGAAGAAGAGATGCAATAAAGATAGGATTAAGAGGCAAAAGACAGGAGGTGGTAGTATTTCCATGGATGGTAGTGATGCAAAGCAAATAATGGATGAAGTGGAACAATCATACAATGGGAATTCATTAAGGAGTTCATGGCTTCAGAGGAGGTCTAAGAATACTGAAGTTGATGTTCGGATTGTTGACGATGAAGTTACTGTCAAACTTGTTCAGCAAAAGAGGATTAATTGTCTTTTCTTTGCATCTAAAGTTCTTGATGACCTTCAATTGGATCTTCACCATGTTGCTGGTGGACTTATTGGTGATTACTATAGCTTCTTGTTTAACTCAAAG ATTTCTGAAGGATCAACTGTTTATGCAAGTGCAATAGCCAAGAAGCTTATTGAGGTTGTGGACATACAGTACGCAGCTATTGCACCAACTAACAGCTATTAA
- the LOC107024811 gene encoding uncharacterized protein LOC107024811, producing the protein MSKNTLIPRSKSVPCRISETQNVRSTNSDDSLKPSWHKKIDEERKRGSSSSKNSRSKNNLDEFNKRNAIQEEKRYSARSPYYKGLTDSSKEINRQKSLAGSTPGKDSSLSSSSTSNSSKSNLAIKVQEWSASYFVRKGKEERASSSFLNVSSGNKNIRDPSSSETKVIRTTIGEELGIHSKGVRRRSKSRISQLDQGKPLRERASEMQTNNIVLLPAAPAPAPPVTSPTKLSVPSPPPTPLILQTSRDEEIESVQLPLPGSPTQNVDDEKDTTNVKDTTVPEEQIDKRFTWADKYRPNALKHFLCNRNIALELKALAETDSSIRHFIFAGLPGVGKRTMIFALLREIYGHDKLQARDKCKVFHLKVSIPCHLSFYCISFDKLVIQNSETNVQRTQNIKIVKVAYSQNAFQGESVPSIKVNVKESNKHVEINLSETKGYEKHVLVQLIKERKHKSSSRSAPSNPDHNCKAIILGEADKLSTDALLYIKWMIERYEGCYKVFFCCSDSTKLQPIKSICKVFHLQKPSDDEIVDVLKFIAQQEGIELPHQMAARIASNSKSNLRQAIRSFEATWHFNTSLTENQEIKTGWEDDIAEIAKNIIEEQSPKQLYDIRGKLQNLIEHNVSAEFIFNTVFEELKSNLDDQFHKEMDILKLKYNINSNDVEQGKSDNDAVKKIVHKFMKIEEFTAKFMSWYKIFVLKKGNQNPI; encoded by the exons ATGTCGAAAAATACATTGATCCCGCGTTCAAAATCTGTTCCTTGCAGGATATCAGAAACTCAAAATGTTAGATCAACAAATTCAGATGACTCATTGAAACCATCATGGCATAAAAAAATCGATGAGGAAAGAAAGAGAGGATCATCGTCTTCAAAGAACTCGAGGAGTAAAAATAACCTCGATGAATTTAACAAAAGAAATGCAATTCAAGAAGAGAAGAGGTACTCTGCAAGAAGTCCATATTACAAAGGACTTACTGATTCATCTAAAGAGATTAATCGACAAAAGTCGTTAGCAGGTAGTACTCCTGGAAAAGATAGCAGcttatcatcttcttcaacaaGTAACAGTTCTAAATCAAATTTAGCTATCAAG GTACAAGAGTGGAGTGCATCTTACTTTGTTCGCAAAGGCAAAGAAGAACGAGCATCCTCCAGCTTCTTGAATGTTTCTTCGGGGAACAAGAACATCCGTGATCCTTCTTCATCAGAGACAAAAGTAATCAGAACGACAATCGGAGAAGAACTTGGTATACATTCAAAAGGAGttagaagaagaagcaaaagtAGAATTTCACAATTAGATCAGGGGAAGCCTTTGAGGGAGAGAGCATCAGAAATGCAAACAAATAATATAGTACTACTACCTGCAGCCCCTGCCCCTGCACCGCCAGTAACATCACCGACAAAATTGTCAGTACCATCTCCACCACCAACTCCATTAATATTACAAACATCGCGAGACGAAGAAATTGAATCAGTACAACTACCATTACCAGGTTCACCAACTCaaaatgttgatgatgaaaaagATACCACAAATGTGAAAGATACGACAGTTCCTGAAGAACAGATTGACAAAAGATTTACATGGGCTGACAAGTATAGGCCTAATGCTCTTAAACATTTTCTATGCAATCGAAATATTGCTCTAGAGTTGAAGGCTCTG GCAGAAACAGATAGCAGTATTCGCCATTTCATATTTGCAGGACTGCCAGGAGTAGGGAAAAGAACCATGATATTTGCTCTGCTTCGTGAAATTTATGGACACGATAAACTACAG GCAAGAGATAAGTGCAAGGTGTTCCACTTAAAGGTATCAATCCCCTGCCATCTTTCTTTCTATTGTATTTCTTTCGATAAGTTAGTCATACAAAACTCGGAAACTAACGTTCAGAGGACACAAAATATAAAGATAGTGAAAGTAGCCTATTCTCAAAATGCATTTCAGGGAGAATCAGTTCCCAGCATCAAAGTAAATGTGAAGGAATCGAACAAACATGTTGAGATCAATCTCTCTGAAACTAAAGGCTATGAGAAACATGTCCTAGTACAACTAATCAAGGAGAGAAAGCACAAATCATCCAGTAGATCTGCACCTTCCAATCCTGATCATAACTGTAAAG CTATCATTCTTGGTGAGGCAGACAAGCTATCGACAGACGCATTGTTATATATCAAATGGATGATAGAGAGATATGAAGGTTGTTATAAGGTCTTCTTTTGCTGCAGCGATAGCACAAAGCTCCAGCCAATTAAGTCTATTTGCAAAGTTTTCCATCTACAAAAACCTTCAGATGATGAG ATTGTAGACGTCTTGAAATTCATAGCACAACAGGAAGGAATAGAACTACCACACCAAATGGCAGCGAGGATTGCTAGTAACTCTAAAAGTAACCTACGCCAAGCAATTCGATCTTTTGAAGCTACCTGGCACTTCAA CACTTCCTTGACTGAGAATCAAGAAATCAAGACAGGGTGGGAAGACGACATTGCAGAGATCGctaaaaacataattgaagaGCAAAGTCCAAAGCA GCTATACGATATTCGTGGGAAATTGCAGAATTTGATAGAGCACAACGTATCTGCTGAGTTCATCTTTAAT ACTGTGTTTGAAGAACTAAAGAGTAATTTAGATGACCAGTTCCACAAAGAAATGGACATTCTGAAACTGAAGTATAAT ATAAATTCAAATGATGTCGAGCAGGGTAAAAGTGATAACGATGCAGTAAAAAAGATTGTTcacaaatttatgaaaattgaag AGTTCACAGCCAAATTCATGAGCTGGTATAAGATTTTTGTTCTGAAGAAAGGAAATCAGAACCCCATATAG
- the LOC107012516 gene encoding uncharacterized protein LOC107012516 — MRGGLIWATADDLAKNRGRVLSLYRQILRSLNSPALPFSLAVRLQKKAEVRAMFMLGSEEQSLHNIQDLIDAAEYSLSVLRKGEIP, encoded by the coding sequence ATGAGAGGAGGCTTGATATGGGCTACAGCAGATGACTTGGCAAAGAATAGAGGAAGAGTTCTGTCTTTGTATAGGCAAATCTTGAGGAGCCTTAATTCACCTGCTTTGCCATTTAGCTTAGCAGTTAGACTTCAAAAGAAAGCTGAGGTCCGTGCGATGTTCATGTTGGGTTCCGAGGAGCAATCTCTACATAACATTCAAGATCTTATTGATGCTGCTGAATACTCTCTTTCCGTTTTACGAAAAGGCGAAATTCCATAG